One genomic window of Gracilinema caldarium DSM 7334 includes the following:
- a CDS encoding bifunctional metallophosphatase/5'-nucleotidase, which yields MRKERFRWLGKVGIILLSLFVVFACVSAPDSTTFTSSARSVREQYTETPLEITFIETSDVHGVIFPYNFITAKTMPTSLAQVSTLVSEARNTKKNVVLLENGDSLQGQPTVYYYNFEKIKAPHIWSQAVNYLNYDAVGVGNHDIEAGHPVYDKLYKEIKAPVVCANILKENGEPYFTPYKVIIREGVKIAVLGMITPRIPDWLPPQFWSGMKFEDMVVSAKKWVPIIMEKEKPDVLVGLFHAGVDYTYSGANRDTVNNENASQLVAEQVPGFDIIFVGHDHAGWDGLGWDPVAKKKIEVRDSNGKQVYIYGALNNAAKIPVVTLSMLWDKEAQVWKKSIQGELKDMSTVPADTAFISQFQSTYDEIKAWVDRPVGKMAGTITTKDSMFGDSAFVDLIHRIQLELCADPAMGLKKADISFAAPLAMNATIPSSADGTLYVRDMFNLYVYENFLYTMSLTGKQVKDFLEYSYKFWFDTMPNDGNHIIAFQKDKEGKLVQDARTGAYLTATRYYNYDSAAGINYTVDISKPAGDRVTIISMADGSPFDMNKTYTVAINSYRAQGGGGHLEKGAGLAKADILAMKYVTSATTKDLRYYLLKWFEKQQGAVTVQSLNNWKVIPEDLAAQGKATDMPLLYPSK from the coding sequence ATGAGAAAAGAGAGATTCCGGTGGTTAGGTAAGGTAGGAATTATCCTGCTGAGCCTCTTTGTCGTATTTGCCTGTGTTTCTGCACCTGACAGTACCACATTTACAAGTAGTGCCCGATCGGTGCGGGAACAGTATACCGAAACACCCCTAGAAATCACCTTCATCGAAACATCAGATGTACATGGTGTTATATTCCCCTATAACTTCATAACCGCCAAAACGATGCCAACGTCCCTGGCTCAGGTATCCACCCTGGTTTCAGAAGCACGGAATACCAAAAAGAATGTGGTACTTTTAGAAAACGGTGATTCTCTTCAGGGTCAGCCTACAGTTTACTATTACAATTTTGAAAAAATCAAAGCCCCCCATATTTGGAGCCAGGCGGTAAACTACCTTAATTATGATGCGGTTGGCGTGGGTAACCATGATATCGAAGCCGGCCACCCCGTCTATGATAAACTATATAAAGAAATTAAGGCCCCCGTCGTCTGTGCAAATATACTCAAGGAAAACGGTGAACCCTATTTTACCCCCTATAAAGTCATTATTCGCGAAGGTGTTAAAATTGCAGTTCTTGGCATGATTACACCAAGAATTCCCGACTGGCTGCCACCCCAGTTCTGGAGCGGCATGAAGTTCGAAGATATGGTTGTGTCAGCCAAAAAATGGGTCCCCATCATCATGGAAAAAGAAAAACCCGATGTGCTGGTGGGGCTCTTTCATGCCGGTGTGGATTATACCTACAGCGGTGCTAACAGAGATACGGTAAATAATGAGAATGCAAGCCAACTCGTGGCAGAACAGGTTCCCGGCTTTGATATTATTTTTGTAGGCCATGATCATGCCGGCTGGGATGGCCTGGGCTGGGATCCGGTGGCTAAGAAAAAAATCGAAGTAAGGGACAGCAACGGCAAACAGGTGTATATCTACGGCGCACTGAATAATGCCGCTAAAATTCCTGTGGTAACCCTCTCTATGCTCTGGGACAAGGAAGCACAGGTATGGAAAAAATCCATCCAAGGTGAACTTAAAGATATGAGCACCGTTCCTGCGGACACCGCCTTCATCTCCCAATTTCAATCAACCTATGATGAAATTAAAGCCTGGGTCGATCGGCCGGTAGGCAAAATGGCAGGCACCATCACAACGAAAGACTCCATGTTCGGAGACTCAGCCTTTGTAGACCTAATCCATCGAATCCAGCTGGAACTCTGTGCAGACCCAGCCATGGGACTAAAAAAGGCCGATATATCCTTTGCCGCACCATTGGCCATGAATGCCACAATACCTTCCAGTGCTGATGGAACCCTTTATGTCCGGGATATGTTCAACCTTTATGTGTATGAAAACTTCCTGTATACCATGAGCCTTACGGGTAAACAGGTAAAGGACTTTCTTGAGTACTCCTACAAATTCTGGTTCGACACCATGCCCAACGATGGAAACCACATCATTGCATTCCAGAAAGATAAGGAAGGCAAGCTTGTGCAGGATGCCCGGACCGGTGCATACCTGACCGCTACCCGTTACTATAACTATGACTCCGCCGCAGGCATTAATTATACCGTAGATATTTCCAAGCCCGCAGGAGACCGCGTAACCATTATATCCATGGCCGACGGTAGTCCCTTTGATATGAATAAAACCTACACGGTAGCCATCAACTCCTACCGAGCTCAGGGCGGCGGCGGACATCTGGAAAAAGGCGCGGGGCTCGCCAAGGCAGACATACTGGCCATGAAATATGTTACCAGCGCAACCACCAAGGACCTCCGGTACTACCTCCTGAAATGGTTCGAAAAACAGCAAGGCGCAGTAACAGTCCAGAGCCTCAACAACTGGAAAGTTATCCCCGAAGACCTGGCCGCACAAGGCAAGGCCACCGACATGCCCCTCTTATACCCATCAAAATAA
- a CDS encoding CHASE4 domain-containing protein: MSQRKKIIFIFSITSFVLFSVAMLLSWGFFLHSLYNMEEVEITEHSRRIEKLIQDDLVQFDRITIDWAYWDDTWNYMAGKNEDFEAANCTISTFQNLGLGAFYVFNTNGSIRYSYTSDGKRLEAFEQLGTIQPGDMITTGKRGLLREGDSMYLIAGRSILHNDGDGPAMGSLWMAWRLSESRLMRYSNLLGFTITIEPGEWVQLSEHYIKRQGYQLFMTIKLRDIYNQTMGTLTLGMERTMYKNGIKVLKNFSYTMVSALITISILLYILLKKQFLNPLKKLSQQLALRQASPEKPLFLRGIQHDEIDELIIAFNGLTEQLVARIQERETLLHEIYHRVYNNLQIMASMLQLQSSHYENPETVGAILQGRRRILAIAHIQRLLYEQEDITRISLVDCLQTIVGSFEPEEAPAIPIQLSEDFSDLQEQHLFLSLEQAVSLSLILSELLSNCYAHAFAGRESGAILVKSKYIEVTKSVHIEVLDNGIGMQDTEGQKKGLGLELVEILVDQLQGSFTIKAQVDGGTRALVAMPLKHSGSEAPRPAEN, encoded by the coding sequence ATGAGTCAACGAAAAAAAATCATTTTTATCTTTAGCATTACTTCTTTTGTATTATTTAGTGTTGCCATGTTGCTTTCCTGGGGCTTTTTTCTTCACAGCCTCTATAACATGGAAGAGGTCGAAATAACTGAACACAGCAGGCGAATTGAAAAACTAATCCAGGATGACTTGGTCCAATTTGATAGAATAACTATCGATTGGGCTTACTGGGATGATACCTGGAATTATATGGCGGGTAAAAATGAAGATTTTGAAGCTGCCAATTGCACCATTTCTACCTTTCAAAATTTAGGATTGGGAGCATTCTATGTGTTCAATACCAATGGTTCTATAAGGTATAGCTATACATCGGATGGAAAGAGACTCGAGGCTTTTGAACAACTGGGAACCATACAACCTGGAGACATGATTACTACAGGTAAACGAGGTCTCTTACGGGAAGGAGACAGCATGTACCTTATAGCCGGGAGGTCAATCCTCCATAATGATGGGGATGGACCTGCCATGGGAAGCCTCTGGATGGCCTGGAGGCTCAGCGAAAGCCGGCTGATGCGCTACAGTAACCTGTTGGGATTTACCATTACCATTGAACCGGGAGAATGGGTACAGCTGTCTGAACATTACATAAAACGCCAGGGATATCAGCTTTTCATGACTATAAAGCTAAGGGATATATATAATCAAACCATGGGAACGCTTACCCTTGGCATGGAACGAACCATGTATAAAAATGGCATTAAAGTTCTTAAGAATTTTTCCTATACCATGGTAAGTGCCCTCATAACCATCTCAATACTTCTCTATATTCTTCTTAAAAAGCAATTCTTAAATCCTCTTAAGAAATTATCACAACAACTTGCATTACGACAGGCATCTCCTGAAAAACCGCTTTTCCTCAGGGGCATTCAGCATGATGAAATTGATGAACTAATCATAGCTTTTAATGGGCTTACTGAACAGCTTGTGGCAAGGATTCAGGAACGGGAAACACTGCTCCACGAAATTTATCACCGGGTTTACAACAACCTCCAGATTATGGCAAGTATGTTACAGCTCCAGTCCAGTCACTACGAGAATCCTGAAACGGTAGGGGCAATCTTGCAGGGCCGCCGACGCATACTGGCCATTGCCCATATACAGCGGCTTTTGTATGAACAGGAAGACATTACCAGAATTTCCCTGGTGGATTGCCTGCAAACCATTGTGGGAAGTTTTGAACCGGAAGAAGCCCCCGCAATACCGATCCAACTCTCTGAAGATTTTTCTGATCTGCAAGAGCAACATCTTTTTTTATCTCTGGAACAGGCGGTTTCTCTCTCCCTGATACTCAGTGAACTGCTATCAAACTGCTATGCCCATGCCTTTGCGGGAAGAGAGTCTGGGGCCATTCTTGTAAAAAGCAAGTATATCGAAGTAACCAAGTCAGTCCATATCGAAGTACTGGATAATGGTATCGGAATGCAAGATACAGAAGGCCAGAAAAAAGGTTTGGGATTGGAACTGGTTGAAATCCTGGTTGATCAACTACAGGGTAGTTTTACTATTAAAGCACAAGTAGATGGTGGCACACGGGCTCTTGTAGCTATGCCTCTAAAACACAGCGGTAGTGAGGCTCCTCGCCCTGCCGAGAACTGA
- the guaA gene encoding glutamine-hydrolyzing GMP synthase: MDKIVILDFGSQTTQLIGRRIREFGVYTEIVPGDAPLTCTILDGAKGIILSGSPSSVYEPGAPVPDPAVYNTGLPLLGICYGLQRMTADHGGRVEPLPEREYGGVRVTLEAVAIQNLPPTSGAGKARAFLSSFAASLSPAAASPTASSGAAPTQRDSSFTAWMSHGDSLALLAPGFIQIGTSAHGFPAVLIHESKPWFGLQFHPEVTHCEHGRDILKAFALDICGAAPEWTMERYIEEVRANLAQRVGRNPVLLLISGGVDSTVAGALLLKTLDPDQVHLMYMDTGLMRKKETEIVSANLNRLGAKHLHIIHCEKDFLSALSGLTDPEEKRRAIGDLFIRIQEREVGRLGLPETYFLAQGTLYTDLIESGKGVGKKAHVIKSHHNVRSPLVEAKRNAGRIIEPLDRLYKDEVRALGRILGIDEDIVMRHPFPGPGLAVRILGEVTREKCDILREADDIYIRELKRRGLYDQIWQAFAVLLPIRSVGVAGDVRKYGWVLALRAIVSEDGMTADVYPFPMKDLLEISTLITNTVKDIGRVTYDISSKPPATIEWE; the protein is encoded by the coding sequence GTGGACAAAATAGTCATCCTCGATTTTGGCAGCCAGACCACCCAGCTTATCGGCCGCCGCATCCGGGAGTTTGGGGTCTACACTGAAATTGTGCCGGGGGATGCCCCCCTCACCTGTACGATTCTGGATGGGGCCAAGGGTATCATCCTCTCCGGCTCCCCCTCTTCAGTCTACGAACCGGGGGCCCCCGTGCCTGACCCCGCAGTCTATAACACGGGACTCCCTTTACTGGGCATCTGTTATGGGCTTCAGCGTATGACCGCTGACCACGGGGGCCGGGTCGAACCCCTGCCAGAACGGGAGTACGGCGGCGTTAGGGTAACCCTCGAAGCCGTGGCCATACAAAATCTGCCACCCACCTCTGGGGCCGGCAAAGCCAGGGCCTTCCTTTCTAGCTTTGCCGCTAGCCTTAGCCCCGCCGCCGCCAGCCCGACCGCCAGTTCCGGTGCCGCTCCCACCCAGCGAGACAGCAGCTTTACCGCCTGGATGAGCCACGGCGATTCCCTGGCCCTGCTTGCACCGGGCTTTATACAGATTGGCACCAGCGCCCACGGCTTCCCTGCGGTCCTTATCCACGAAAGTAAACCCTGGTTCGGCCTTCAGTTCCACCCCGAAGTAACCCACTGCGAACATGGTCGGGATATCCTCAAAGCCTTTGCCCTGGATATCTGCGGTGCCGCCCCCGAATGGACCATGGAGCGCTATATCGAAGAAGTCCGGGCTAACTTGGCCCAACGGGTCGGCAGAAATCCGGTCTTGCTGCTCATATCCGGGGGCGTCGATTCCACCGTAGCAGGAGCCCTGCTTCTTAAAACCCTCGACCCCGACCAGGTCCACCTGATGTACATGGATACGGGGCTCATGCGGAAAAAGGAAACCGAAATCGTCTCGGCTAACCTGAACCGCCTCGGGGCAAAACACCTGCATATCATCCACTGTGAAAAGGACTTCCTTTCCGCCCTTTCAGGCCTTACGGACCCGGAAGAAAAACGCCGGGCCATCGGGGACCTCTTCATCCGTATTCAGGAACGGGAAGTAGGGCGCCTGGGCTTGCCCGAAACCTATTTCCTCGCCCAGGGCACCCTGTATACGGACCTGATTGAAAGCGGCAAAGGGGTCGGCAAAAAAGCCCATGTCATTAAAAGCCACCACAACGTCCGCAGCCCCCTGGTCGAAGCCAAACGGAACGCTGGCCGTATCATTGAGCCCCTGGACCGGCTCTACAAAGACGAAGTCCGTGCCCTGGGCCGCATCCTCGGCATCGATGAAGACATCGTGATGCGCCATCCCTTCCCGGGACCGGGCCTCGCGGTCCGCATCCTGGGCGAAGTCACCCGTGAAAAATGTGATATCCTGCGAGAAGCCGATGACATCTATATCCGGGAACTCAAACGCCGGGGCCTCTACGACCAGATATGGCAGGCCTTTGCGGTCCTCCTCCCCATCCGCTCGGTCGGTGTTGCCGGCGACGTCCGTAAATACGGCTGGGTACTTGCGCTCCGTGCCATCGTCAGCGAAGACGGCATGACCGCCGACGTCTACCCCTTCCCCATGAAGGACCTGCTGGAAATTTCCACCCTGATAACCAACACCGTAAAGGACATCGGCCGGGTTACCTACGATATATCATCCAAACCACCGGCCACTATTGAATGGGAATAG
- the purA gene encoding adenylosuccinate synthase: MNVVVIGAQWGDEGKGKIVDYLAKEAQIIVRYSGGANAGHTIVIGADQYALHLIPSGILYPDKIVILGAGMVIDPKALFAELDMLKSRGIDTTGRVFISDRAHIVLPRYIEIDKERDKARKKPIGTTGRGIGITYAMKAERDSIRIADLGWKEKIDELEEADRQFLAEYQDRLQAMAIDLTSFLAGHKNAQILFEGAQGTLLDLDLGTYPYVSSGMSCAAGAAIGGCIGPRNLDKILGVFKAYSTRVGNGPFPSEFDPEGEGELEHYVRETGREYGVTTGRPRRCGYLDLVALRYACRTNSIDSLVMTHLDVYDTMEEIKACIAYRIGDRVVEDFPASIEDLNDAEPILRSFPGWKQSLKNARSYRDLPENARHYVEFIERYCETPVGIVSVGYDRSETIIRTSPWTK; this comes from the coding sequence ATGAATGTTGTTGTTATCGGAGCCCAGTGGGGCGATGAAGGCAAGGGCAAAATCGTCGATTACCTTGCCAAGGAAGCCCAGATTATCGTCCGCTATTCCGGCGGCGCCAATGCGGGCCACACCATCGTGATCGGTGCGGATCAATATGCGCTCCATCTCATCCCTTCGGGAATTCTTTACCCCGATAAGATTGTCATCCTCGGCGCTGGAATGGTTATCGATCCCAAGGCCCTCTTTGCGGAACTGGACATGCTGAAAAGCCGGGGCATCGACACCACCGGCCGGGTCTTTATTTCCGATCGGGCTCATATTGTGCTTCCCCGGTATATCGAAATTGATAAGGAACGGGACAAGGCACGGAAAAAGCCCATCGGTACCACCGGCCGGGGTATCGGTATTACCTATGCCATGAAGGCTGAACGGGACAGCATCCGCATTGCTGATCTGGGCTGGAAAGAAAAGATTGATGAACTTGAAGAAGCGGACCGGCAATTCCTTGCCGAATACCAGGACCGACTCCAGGCTATGGCCATAGACCTTACCTCCTTCCTGGCGGGCCATAAAAATGCCCAGATCCTCTTCGAAGGCGCCCAGGGCACCCTCCTGGATCTGGACCTGGGGACCTATCCCTATGTCTCAAGCGGTATGTCCTGTGCCGCAGGGGCTGCCATAGGCGGCTGTATCGGCCCCCGAAATCTGGATAAAATCCTTGGGGTCTTTAAGGCCTATAGTACCCGGGTTGGCAACGGTCCCTTCCCCAGTGAGTTTGATCCCGAAGGGGAGGGGGAACTGGAACACTATGTACGGGAAACCGGCCGGGAATATGGAGTAACCACCGGCCGGCCCCGCCGCTGCGGCTATCTCGATCTCGTTGCCCTCCGTTATGCCTGCAGAACCAACTCCATCGATTCCCTCGTGATGACCCACCTCGATGTGTACGATACGATGGAAGAAATAAAGGCCTGTATCGCCTATCGCATCGGGGACCGGGTTGTGGAGGATTTCCCCGCTTCTATCGAAGATCTTAATGATGCGGAACCCATTCTCCGCAGTTTCCCCGGCTGGAAACAGTCCCTGAAAAACGCCCGGTCTTACCGGGACCTGCCGGAAAATGCCCGCCATTATGTAGAGTTTATTGAACGGTACTGCGAAACCCCGGTGGGGATTGTTTCGGTCGGTTATGACCGCTCAGAAACCATTATCAGGACCAGCCCGTGGACAAAATAG
- the guaB gene encoding IMP dehydrogenase, translating into MFKEAYSYDDVLLVPAYSEVLPKECDVRTVLCRDIKLNVPIISAAMDTVTEERLAIAIALEGGAGVIHRNLKPEVQAQQVANVKRYLNWVIDAPVTVTSEATIKDVRALMDRFRVSGMPVLDADGRLVGIITGRDLRFCKNDSLSVQDVMTRDPVVEQGDPSPASAREKFDKHRIEKLPVVDAQGRLTGLITVKDMEKHERFPRAALDKSGRLIVGAAVSPQDYDIRCPLLKQARVDFVVLDTAHGDTKSVQDAVRGIKAKYGIPVIGGNVATKEGTRRLIEAGADAVKVGIGPGSICTTRIVAGVGVPQFTAVYECAEEAAKSGIPVIADGGIKFSGDITKAIAAGASVVMIGNLFAGLKEAPGREIIFDGRIYKEYRGMGSLGAINDGSGDRYQIGKDETPVPEGIEGRVPYKGELRHFLHQLVAGLKKGMGYCGTKSIDELKAYKNFVKITAAGLRESHAHDVTITQEAPNYSRS; encoded by the coding sequence ATGTTTAAAGAAGCCTATTCGTATGACGATGTCCTCCTAGTACCAGCCTATTCGGAGGTTTTACCAAAAGAATGCGATGTCCGCACCGTCCTCTGTAGAGACATCAAACTGAATGTACCGATCATTTCAGCCGCCATGGATACGGTGACCGAAGAGCGCCTCGCTATCGCTATTGCTCTGGAAGGGGGGGCAGGGGTTATTCACAGGAACCTAAAACCAGAGGTACAAGCTCAACAGGTTGCCAATGTCAAACGGTACCTGAATTGGGTTATCGATGCGCCGGTGACGGTTACGTCGGAAGCGACTATTAAAGATGTAAGAGCATTGATGGACCGATTCAGAGTATCCGGTATGCCGGTTCTCGATGCGGATGGTCGCCTTGTGGGCATTATCACTGGTCGGGATCTCCGGTTCTGTAAGAACGATTCCCTTTCGGTCCAGGATGTGATGACCCGGGATCCGGTAGTTGAGCAGGGGGATCCATCGCCTGCGAGCGCAAGAGAAAAATTTGACAAGCACCGGATCGAAAAGCTCCCTGTGGTCGATGCCCAGGGCCGGCTTACGGGGCTCATTACCGTAAAGGATATGGAAAAACATGAGCGGTTTCCCCGGGCTGCACTGGATAAATCGGGCCGGCTCATTGTAGGGGCGGCCGTCTCTCCCCAGGATTATGATATCCGCTGTCCCCTCCTGAAACAAGCCCGGGTAGACTTCGTTGTACTCGATACAGCCCACGGGGATACGAAAAGCGTCCAGGATGCAGTCCGGGGCATAAAAGCTAAATATGGCATCCCCGTAATCGGAGGTAATGTTGCTACAAAAGAGGGTACCCGCAGGCTCATTGAAGCAGGAGCCGATGCGGTTAAGGTCGGCATCGGGCCCGGTTCCATCTGTACCACCCGGATTGTGGCCGGTGTAGGGGTCCCCCAGTTTACCGCAGTATACGAATGCGCCGAGGAAGCGGCCAAGTCCGGAATTCCTGTGATTGCCGATGGAGGCATCAAATTTTCCGGTGATATTACCAAGGCGATTGCAGCGGGAGCATCGGTGGTCATGATCGGAAACCTCTTCGCAGGCTTAAAGGAAGCTCCGGGTCGGGAAATTATTTTTGATGGCCGGATCTACAAGGAATACCGCGGTATGGGCAGTCTTGGAGCCATCAATGATGGTTCAGGAGACCGGTATCAGATTGGAAAAGATGAGACCCCCGTTCCGGAAGGAATTGAAGGTCGAGTCCCCTACAAGGGTGAACTCCGTCATTTTCTGCACCAACTCGTGGCGGGCCTGAAAAAAGGTATGGGATATTGTGGCACAAAATCTATTGACGAGTTGAAGGCTTATAAAAATTTCGTTAAGATTACCGCCGCAGGCCTCCGGGAAAGTCATGCCCATGATGTTACCATCACCCAGGAAGCGCCGAATTATTCCCGTTCCTAG
- a CDS encoding lyase family protein has translation MQARSIFQNLSPIDHRYSLSEKELFESLVPWISEEASISACVKAEIALIKAHLTLRGQDTQELLTALKKAESSIDPETVYSEEEKTHHNIRALVNVLKKAVPQEVAPLVHLGATSVDILDTALAYRMKGVTQYVVLPLLKKLELALCDLVEREAETPQVGRTHGQHAVPITVGFALSEYVSRLGKSILEIEKRSVELKGKLAGAVGAYNATSVLVKDPELLERLYLSELGLEASEHSTQLVEPEYLLRLLLEFNVAFGIIANLADDLRNLQRTEIGELKENFSADQVGSSTMPQKRNPWNSEHVKSLWKAFSPRVMTFFMDQISEHQRDLTNSASQRFVADYVAGFCQAVARMTTVIKGLGVDRERLLYNLRGGAGSEGGNAGRGSGIVGGVLAEPAYILLAETGVSDAHEVIRRITLQAEQEGLTFAQALEKQPEVLVRIGGKMAELGLVPSASDALSFFEHPERYCGLAVQKAQRLAVKYRSLMSR, from the coding sequence ATGCAAGCCCGCAGTATTTTTCAGAACCTGTCCCCCATAGACCATCGGTATTCCCTGTCAGAAAAGGAACTTTTTGAATCCCTTGTTCCCTGGATTTCGGAAGAGGCCTCCATTTCTGCCTGTGTCAAGGCTGAAATTGCCCTTATAAAGGCTCACCTCACCCTTCGTGGTCAGGATACCCAGGAACTGCTGACAGCCCTTAAGAAGGCTGAGTCTTCCATAGACCCTGAAACGGTCTATTCAGAAGAAGAGAAGACCCATCACAATATACGAGCTCTGGTCAACGTCCTTAAAAAGGCTGTTCCCCAAGAAGTGGCTCCCCTGGTGCATCTGGGTGCTACCAGTGTGGATATTCTGGATACCGCTCTAGCATACCGTATGAAGGGAGTAACCCAGTATGTGGTTCTGCCTTTACTGAAAAAACTTGAACTTGCCCTCTGTGACCTGGTAGAACGGGAAGCAGAAACTCCCCAGGTAGGCCGCACTCATGGACAGCATGCGGTTCCTATTACCGTAGGTTTTGCCCTTTCTGAATATGTATCCCGGCTTGGTAAATCCATTCTGGAAATTGAAAAACGATCAGTCGAACTTAAAGGAAAGCTGGCCGGCGCGGTTGGTGCCTATAATGCAACCAGTGTTCTGGTAAAGGACCCGGAACTTTTGGAACGACTCTACCTTTCTGAACTGGGGCTTGAGGCTTCTGAACATTCTACCCAGCTGGTAGAACCGGAATACCTTTTAAGGCTCCTCCTCGAATTTAATGTCGCCTTTGGCATCATCGCCAATCTGGCGGACGACCTCAGGAACCTTCAGCGGACTGAAATTGGTGAATTAAAGGAAAACTTCAGTGCTGACCAGGTGGGATCTTCTACCATGCCCCAGAAGCGGAATCCCTGGAATTCAGAACATGTAAAAAGTCTCTGGAAAGCCTTTAGTCCTCGGGTCATGACCTTCTTTATGGACCAGATCAGCGAACACCAGCGGGATTTAACCAACTCAGCCAGCCAGCGCTTTGTGGCCGATTATGTGGCAGGGTTCTGCCAGGCAGTAGCCAGGATGACCACCGTTATCAAAGGGCTCGGGGTAGATCGGGAACGGCTCCTCTATAACCTGCGGGGCGGCGCCGGCAGTGAAGGCGGCAATGCGGGCCGAGGTTCCGGCATTGTGGGAGGTGTACTGGCAGAACCTGCCTATATCCTCCTTGCAGAAACCGGCGTCTCCGATGCCCATGAAGTGATCCGCCGCATTACCTTGCAGGCTGAGCAAGAAGGACTTACCTTTGCCCAGGCTCTGGAAAAACAACCGGAAGTGCTTGTTCGGATCGGCGGTAAAATGGCTGAACTCGGCCTCGTGCCTTCTGCTTCCGATGCATTGTCCTTTTTTGAGCATCCAGAACGATATTGTGGCCTTGCTGTTCAAAAGGCCCAGCGCCTTGCGGTCAAGTACCGCTCCCTTATGTCCAGGTAA